From a region of the Enterobacter sp. JBIWA008 genome:
- the atpF gene encoding F0F1 ATP synthase subunit B: protein MNMNATILGQAIAFILFVWFCMKYVWPPLMAAIEKRQKEIADGLASAERAKKDLDLAQANATDQLKKAKAEAQVIIEQANKRRSQILDEAKAEAEQERTKIVTQAQAEIDAERKRAREELRKQVAILAVAGAEKIIERSVDEAANSDIVDKLVAEL from the coding sequence GTGAACATGAACGCAACAATCCTCGGCCAGGCCATCGCGTTTATTCTCTTTGTCTGGTTCTGCATGAAGTATGTATGGCCGCCTTTAATGGCTGCCATCGAAAAACGTCAGAAAGAAATTGCTGACGGTCTGGCTTCCGCAGAACGCGCTAAGAAAGATTTGGACCTTGCACAGGCCAACGCGACAGACCAGCTGAAAAAAGCGAAAGCTGAAGCTCAGGTAATCATTGAACAGGCTAACAAACGCCGTTCTCAGATCCTGGACGAAGCCAAAGCTGAAGCAGAACAGGAACGTACTAAGATCGTGACACAGGCTCAGGCAGAAATTGATGCTGAGCGTAAACGTGCTCGTGAAGAACTGCGTAAGCAGGTTGCGATTCTGGCTGTTGCTGGCGCCGAGAAGATCATCGAACGTTCCGTGGATGAAGCTGCTAACAGCGACATCGTGGACAAACTTGTCGCTGAACTGTAA
- the atpH gene encoding F0F1 ATP synthase subunit delta, which translates to MSEFVTVARPYAKAAFDFAVEHQNVDRWQDMLAFAAEVTKNEQMAELLSGALAPETLAASFIAVCGEQLDANGQNLIKVMAENGRLRVLPDVLEQFEHLRALSEATAEVEVTSATELSNEQLAKITAAMEKRLSRKVKLNCKIDKSVMAGVIIRSGDMVIDGSVRGRLERLADVLQS; encoded by the coding sequence ATGTCTGAATTTGTTACGGTAGCTCGCCCCTACGCCAAAGCAGCTTTTGACTTTGCTGTCGAACACCAAAATGTCGATCGCTGGCAGGATATGCTGGCGTTTGCCGCTGAGGTGACGAAAAACGAACAAATGGCTGAGTTGCTTTCCGGTGCGTTAGCACCTGAAACTCTCGCCGCGTCGTTTATCGCCGTGTGCGGAGAGCAACTGGATGCCAACGGCCAGAACCTGATTAAGGTGATGGCAGAAAATGGTCGTCTCCGTGTGCTCCCGGATGTTCTCGAGCAGTTTGAGCACTTACGTGCCCTTAGTGAAGCAACCGCTGAAGTTGAAGTGACTTCTGCGACTGAACTGAGTAATGAACAGCTTGCGAAAATCACCGCCGCGATGGAAAAACGTCTGTCACGCAAAGTTAAGCTGAATTGCAAAATCGATAAGTCTGTAATGGCAGGCGTAATCATCCGTTCGGGTGATATGGTCATTGATGGCAGCGTACGCGGCCGTCTTGAACGCCTTGCAGACGTCTTGCAGTCTTAA
- the atpA gene encoding F0F1 ATP synthase subunit alpha → MQLNSTEISELIKQRIAQFSVVSEAHNEGTIVSVSDGVIRIHGLADCMQGEMISLPGNRYAIALNLERDSVGAVVMGPYADLAEGMKVKCTGRILEVPVGRGLLGRVVNTLGAPIDGKGPVEHDGFSPIEVIAPGVIDRQSVDQPVQTGYKSVDAMIPIGRGQRELIIGDRQTGKTAMAIDAIINQRDSGIKCVYVAIGQKASTISNVVRKLEEHGALSNTIVVVATASESAALQYLAPYAGCAMGEYFRDRGEDALIVYDDLSKQAVAYRQVSLLLRRPPGREAFPGDVFYLHSRLLERASRVNAEYVENFTKGEVKGKTGSLTALPIIETQAGDVSAFVPTNVISITDGQIFLETNLFNSGIRPAVNPGISVSRVGGAAQTKIIKKLSGGIRTALAQYRELAAFSQFASDLDEATRKQLSHGQKVTELLKQKQYAPMSVAQQGLVLFAAERGYLEDVELAKIGSFEAALLAYVDRDHAPLMQEINQTGGYNDEIEGKLKAILDSFKATQSW, encoded by the coding sequence ATGCAACTGAATTCCACCGAAATCAGCGAACTGATCAAGCAGCGCATTGCTCAGTTCAGTGTTGTGAGTGAAGCTCACAACGAAGGTACTATTGTTTCTGTAAGTGACGGTGTTATCCGCATCCACGGCCTTGCCGATTGTATGCAGGGTGAGATGATTTCCCTGCCGGGTAACCGTTACGCTATCGCACTGAACCTGGAGCGCGACTCCGTAGGTGCTGTTGTGATGGGTCCATACGCTGACCTCGCCGAAGGCATGAAGGTTAAGTGTACTGGCCGTATTCTGGAAGTGCCGGTTGGCCGTGGCCTGCTGGGTCGCGTTGTTAACACCCTGGGTGCACCAATCGACGGTAAAGGTCCGGTTGAGCACGATGGCTTCTCCCCAATCGAAGTTATCGCACCAGGCGTTATCGACCGTCAGTCCGTAGATCAGCCTGTTCAGACAGGTTATAAGTCCGTTGATGCCATGATCCCAATCGGTCGTGGTCAGCGTGAACTGATCATCGGTGACCGTCAGACCGGTAAAACCGCGATGGCAATCGACGCCATCATCAACCAGCGTGACTCCGGCATCAAATGCGTGTACGTGGCCATCGGCCAGAAAGCGTCCACCATTTCCAACGTGGTTCGTAAACTGGAAGAGCACGGCGCACTGTCTAACACTATCGTTGTGGTAGCAACTGCGTCTGAATCTGCTGCACTGCAATACCTGGCGCCATACGCCGGTTGCGCAATGGGCGAATACTTCCGTGACCGTGGTGAAGATGCGCTGATCGTATACGATGACCTGTCTAAACAGGCTGTTGCTTATCGTCAGGTTTCCCTGCTGCTCCGTCGTCCACCTGGACGTGAAGCGTTCCCTGGCGACGTATTCTACCTCCACTCTCGTCTGCTGGAGCGTGCTTCCCGCGTTAACGCGGAATACGTCGAGAACTTCACTAAAGGTGAAGTGAAGGGTAAAACGGGCTCTCTGACCGCTCTGCCGATCATTGAAACCCAGGCGGGTGACGTTTCTGCGTTCGTTCCGACCAACGTAATCTCCATTACCGATGGTCAGATCTTCCTGGAAACCAACCTGTTTAACTCCGGTATTCGTCCGGCGGTTAACCCGGGTATCTCCGTATCCCGTGTTGGTGGTGCTGCTCAGACCAAGATCATCAAGAAACTGTCCGGTGGTATCCGTACCGCGCTGGCACAGTATCGTGAACTGGCTGCGTTCTCTCAGTTCGCATCCGATCTGGACGAAGCAACCCGTAAACAGCTGAGCCACGGTCAGAAAGTGACCGAGCTGCTGAAGCAGAAACAGTACGCACCAATGTCTGTTGCTCAGCAGGGCCTGGTACTGTTCGCGGCTGAACGCGGTTACCTCGAAGATGTGGAACTGGCGAAAATCGGTAGTTTCGAAGCCGCTCTGCTGGCTTACGTTGACCGTGATCACGCTCCGCTGATGCAAGAGATCAACCAGACCGGTGGCTATAACGACGAAATCGAAGGCAAGCTGAAAGCTATCCTCGATTCCTTCAAAGCAACCCAATCCTGGTAA